The Streptomyces sp. NBC_01363 region CTGCCTGCCCCCGGCCGCGACCAGCCCCTCCTCCACGCAGTACTCAAGGAGACGGTCGAAGACCACCCGTTCCATGCCGTTGTCGGACAGGCGGGAACGGAACCGGCTCAGCACACTGGCATCGAAGCCGGTGTCCGTCAGCTCCGCCCCGAGCGCGTACTTCCAGTCGATCGCCCGCACCGCCATCGCCGCGGCCTGCCGATCGGTCAGATCCTCGGCGAACTGCAACACCGTGACCAGGCACAACACCCCCGGAGACAAACCCGGAGCCCCACGCACCCCGAACGCCGACGCGAACGGCTCGTCCGCGAAAACCTCCGCGAGCCGGTCTCGCACCCGTATCGCCAGGCTCCCCTGCGGGAACGCCGCCCGCGCCACCATCACGGTCTGCTCCGGGACTTCCGGCAGCCCCTCCGGCCGCATCGACATCCACACCACCCCCACGGCCGCACGACAGGACAACGACCGTACAGACGATCATCCCGTGCCCACCTTCACCCCCGCACGGAATTGCGCAGCAGAGTCCTGGATCTATCCAAAGACACTCTACGGCCACATCAAACCGGTCAAGCGGCGGACTCAGTTCCTGGAGTTCTGCCGCTACCTGCGCAGCCTCTACCCGGCCGACGTCAGGATCGCGATCGTGGCCGACAACTTCTCCCCGCACCTGACCACGAAAAGGTGTCAACGGGTCGGCATCTGGGCTGCCGCGAACAACGTCGAGATCGCCTACACACCGACCAACAGCTCCTGGCTCAACTGTATCGAGGCCCAGTTCACGGCCCTGCGCTACTTCACCCTGGACGGAACGGACCACGCCGACCACAAGGAACAGGGCAGCATGATCCGCCGCTACATCATCTGGCGAAACCGCCATGCCGACGACCAGCGCCTACAAGCCGTCGTCGACAGGGCAAACGTTGCCTGATGCGGCACTAGTCACGGACTCGGCTCCGGCGTTGGTGGATGCGTTGGCGGCGACGCTGAAGCTCCTCGCACTGCCAGCACAGCCACCCTTCTTGAGGGGAGAGGACTGTTGCGTTCGAGCAGGACGGGCTTGCGCATTTTGTGCGTTGCTCCGGCCCGTCGTGGATGAAGACGCGCTTCTCACCGTTGCTCTGCAGGTCGTAGCCGGTAGGCCGCTCGGTCAGTACGTGGGCGTCGTGACGCAGGGGGTGGAAGGGTACGAATTCGTTGGCGACATGATCGGGGTCGTCCGTGTTGAAGTGATCGTGGCAGCGCTGGGCCCACCAGCGGCGTACGACGTTGAAGTCGGCGAGGTGCCAGACCCAGATGTTTCCGCCGGTGAGCTCGAGAACCTGCTGCCCCAGCCTGCCGGTGGCCTGTTCCTGGTCGATGCCGGTCAGTTCCCAGCGTCCTTCACTCAGGTCGCAGATTCCGTTCTCGCAGCGCTGCTCAGTGAGGGCGTCGTGGGCGATGCACTGCAGGTCCTCGATGGCGCAGGGTCCGATCCGAAGCGAGCCGTGACAGTCGATCACGTGGCGGATGTGCTGGACCTGTTCGGGGCCGGGGCTTTCGACTTCCTCCTCTGTGACGGTCTCGACGAACGGGACGAACTCGCCGCTCTCGATGGCGGTGCGCATCCGTACCGCAAGACGGCGGACGACGTCCTGCAGGTCAGAAGGGAGATCGGGGTGGTCGGCTGCTGGGCAGACTGCGGGGTGAGGGATCCGGCAGTAACCGCTGGAGGCATCGGTGCCTGGATAGGCCACTCCGCGGTGAATGTGCCAGCGCATCTTCGCCGGAATACGGCGGGTGGGAAACTCGCAGGTCAAAGGAATTCGCAACCCGTCATGCCGTTCGAACCACTCGACAGGGGTGCCGCAGTACTTGCACAGGGATGCGGCAGCCCTCCGAAGGACTTTCGTCCGGTTGGAACGGTGTAGGTGCATCGGCATGGGGCCCATTCCCGGCTGGCCTGTTGTGCTGCGTCAGTTACAGAACGACGTTCCTCTGACGCAGGACACGGCAGGTGAGGGCCTGCCAGCGCGGCACTCGGAGGTCAGTGCCCCGGTCCCCCAGGGAGCTCGTTCCTCCCGTCGTGAGGCCGGCGGTCGAGCGTGCTCCAGGCAGGGGAGGCCGTCAGCTAGGAAGATGTCCGGCAGGCATTACGGGGCCGCCGGTCCAAGGCTGGTCAGGCGCCAGGTCCGTACAGAGGGGCTGCTGGGCGAAGGTTCCTCAACCAGCAGCAGTGGTCCGTGGGGTGTGCCTGCCCGCGCCGCGAGCCAGGTGTCCAAGTGCTCAGTGTGCGGCCTTTCCCCGAGGCGGGTCCGGGGCACGAACGGCGTCAGCGCGCTGGCCGTCAGCAGCTCTTCAGCGGAAGTCGGCTCGGTGTGAGTGAGGTTGTCCTTCCATTCCTCAAAGAAGCGGTTCCACACATGATCCGGGTTGACGTCGTGCTCTGCTTGGACGGGGCCCGGGGTGGGCGCTGCCGGATCAGGTGCCTTCGGACAGTTCAGAGAGCCTCGCGCGTCACGCCACGCCCACGTCTCGTCCGTGTTGTAGGCATCCTTTCGCTCTTCGAGGTAGACGCCGCAGTATCGGCAGGGGCGGGCACGAAGCTCGAGTGGGCTGCATCGCGGACAGTCTTTCCGGTCAATCCTGCGCCTTCCGGGGCTGTAGCACTTTCCGCACCAGTCGGCAGGCAGAGGCTGGTGATCGCCTGGATAGATCGGCGTCCCCTGCTCGGCGGCCATCCTGATGGTCACCCCTGCTCTCGCGAGGCCGGCATACGCCGAAGCCGCGGCAAATCGGCCGGCTGCGGCGTGCTGCTCGGCTAAGGCGAGATACTCCTCGGGTGTCACCTGTTGTCTCCTTGACGATGGATTGACGGGACGACCGTGTCACTGGCGGCACAGGGGTAACGACGCGGTGGCGTGGAGGTTCTCGTTCCAGGTGCAGCGACCACTCCAGCGTTCACGGACGTGTCCGGCTCCTTCTGGGGTGGGAACCACTGACAACCAACCCCGGCCGCTTGTCGGCTCGGGATCGACGGGCAGGCCAGGAGCCTGCCTGCCCGTGCCGCGGCCAGCCCCTCGGCCACCTCCGGGCCTACTCCTGGGCGCGTGTATCGACCTGGGGCGCGGTCGCAGCCAGAGGTGTCGTCCGCGAGCAGGCACGTGCTGAGCGACAGACTTCCGGGTTCCATCCCTGCTGGTCAGCGTTGGGGCTCCTTGAAAATGGCTCTGCCCGCGACTCCGTAGCCGGTCTTGCCGGGCCTTCCCCTCAGCACGGTCGGCGCCGCCATCAGCATGACGTTGCTGCAGCCGCCGACTGCCCGATGACGATCCATCGCCCTGGCGACCGTGTGGAGTTCTAGAGTGAAGGGTCCGCCAAGGGGCGCCACTCGAATGTCGTTCCTCCCGTGCCGCGCGGTGCCCTCGTGATGTCAGGCGGCGCGCTTCACGTGGCAGACCAGCCACATCAGCAGGGCATCGAGGTCGGCGGCGGCCGAGAGGATCCGGTCGACCGCCTCGGGGGTGTGCAGCCACTCCTCGCAGCCGAGCGGGCGGGCTGCGATCAGCGAACGATGGCGCAGCAGGTTCGTACGGGGGTGGTCCGTCGGATAGCCATACGGGGGGCGTTTCATCACGTCCCCGGAGATGTCGTAGCCCTTCTTCCGTACGTCCTCGAGGATGGCGGACAGTTCGCGGCCGCTCCTCTCGGAGGCCACGGCTTTGCGGAACATGTCCACCTGGCCGGGATCGGGGTACCACCAGGCGCCTTGGATCCGCAGGCCGTCCAGGGAGAACCGGAGACCGATCTCGATCTTGCGGCCGAGTCGGATCACCGCGCCCTGGTGCTGCCACCACCAGGAGTCGGTGCGGTAGTGCCAGACGGAGAAGTCCTCGTACCGGGGGTCGGTGTCCGCGACCTCGTTGAGCAGGGCGATCATCGGCTGCCGGACCAGGCGTTCGCGGTCCGCGCGGTAGCGCTCGCGGGTCGCGTGGGTCGGTTCGCCCTGGAGCTGCCACAACACGTCCATGGCCTGCTCCGGCCAGCCGGTGAACTGTCCGCGCATGCGCGCAGGATAGCTCACCCATGATCCGCGCGCGGAGAGTGAGACGGGCAGGGATGCGTAACCCCTGACAAGGTGGGAGGTGTTGCGGCGGGGCTCGCCGGCCAGTTCGATGTGCCGTGCGCGGTGGGCGACTTCGTCGAGGAACATGGCGAGTGCAGTCGGTATGAAGCGGGCGGTGAGATTGTGCAGTCGACTTGAGATCCCACAGAACCTGTAGGATCTCGCGGCTCGTGTCATAGAGCATTGCGCTGACCAGCAGGTTCCTGATCTGTCTCAGGACGTTGCCCTATGCCTCTGTCTCACCTCCCATGGCATTTCCTCGCGGGGCGACACGAGCGTGCTGGATGATGGGGCGGTGCAGCTCCCCTACGTCTACCGCGTCACCAAGTACGACCCCGCCGACCGTGACGAACACGGGTATTACACCGGCAGTCAGGACACCGTCAGCGATCACGGCGAGGTCGAGGCGTCGTATCTTCAGGCGGTCGCGGCGTTTGCTGAGGACACCGGCGTCGATCACCTGGCAGTACGTGAACCACAGATCCCGTCCATCGCGCACTTCGGCGTGGAGCCTCCGGTGGACGGCTTTGGGTTGAACGGGCTCTTCCCTGGCGGCCCTACCGGTTTTCACGACGGGGCAGAAGTACCGCTCGGAATCGGTCTGGAACTGGTGCGAGCCATGTTGCGTGATAGCGGCGCCTGGTGCCGGCTGGAGGTGGAAGGCACGTTCGCAGTCCACGTGGGATGGGACCAGTACCTCTACATCAGCAGCAGCCGGCCTTGCGAGGAAGCGTTGGCCCATACCCGGGAGCTCGGACTGTTCCCAGAACGCCTGGACGCCTCCCCGTATGCCTTCGGGGCCGAAGAGGAAGAGCAGGTCATCCAGCGGCCCGGCGATGACGACTTCTGGGCCGACCTGCATTGGGCAGTCGTCACCGGCCGTGCAGGAATCCTGGAAGAGACATATCTCGAAGGTGCCTCACGATGGCACCACCTCACCAGCGACACCATCGACCCCGTTCGCGTTGGACTGGCTCCCCGGGCCCGTCTCGCCGTCTGGCCGTCCCTGTCCACCGACATCGACGCCGTCCTGAGAGCCCTGCCCGCTGATGGCCTCGTCGAAGTCGTGTGGCAGGACGACGACGGCAACATCCGCAGCGCCATCGCAGACGAGGACGAGTTCCCCGAACTGGCCGCCCGGATATCCCGTGCCCATGCCGCCGTGCTCCTGTCTGTATACGCGGGTGAATCTGTGCCTCTGTGCACTGCTGTCATGCCCGACAACGACGGAGTCCTACGGGCTCGTTGGCGAACCGAGCCGACGCCGAGCGACCGCGACTGGGCACTTCGTCAGGCCCAAGGGTGAGCGCTTCGACCGGCTGTCCTGTCGCAGTGCACCTGACAGACGGCGAGCTGCTGACCTACCGGGTTGCCACGTCGCTTGAGAGCGATGGCCCTCGGCATTCTCAAACGACGTGGCTTTCACGGAAGTTGCGTTCGCCGTACTGCTGGAGCGTGGAACGCGGTAGGGGGTTGCTGCGTTTCAGCGGTATGAGAAGCACTGTGATTGTGGTGACAGTCGGCGTCGCCGCCGGTGTCTGCCTGATTTTGGTGGATCGCGCTTTGCTGTGGGCAGAGCACCGTGGGTGGATCTATTACCGCAAGACGAAGGGGCGTACTTCTGCGCTGGTAGAGGGGTTCTCTCCAGCCGCGCAGGCGGTGAAGCAGGCGATGGAGCAGGAGAGGTTCCGCAAGAACGTCCGGATCGGAGAGGGGACGCCACTTGGCGTTGACCTGGACGAGGGCGTCGCGCGGGTCCGTCGCTCAGAGCCCGGTCGGCAAGAATCCGCCAACCCGAATGAGATCGAGTAAGAATCGGCCAGCTTGAATGCGACAGAGTGCCACCGATGTGCCATCGGAGCTGAGATTGTGCTGCGAAATTTGAGACCCTACAACCTGTAGGATCTCGCGGCCCGGGGCACCGCTCGACGCCGTGACCTGCGGCTTCTCTGGTTGTCTCATTGCTTGGCCAATGAGTTCTGTCTCACCACCGCGTCATTTCCTCTGCGGGGATTTTCCTGGCCGCAGCGGCCACGCGTTTCCCGACGCGGGTCAGCTTCACCGTCAGGGCAGCAGGACGACCTTGCCGAGGTTGGCACGGGCTTCGATGATCTCGTGCGCTCGTGCCGCATCAGCCAGCGGAATTTGGGCGTGAACGGCCGGCTGCAACTGCCCGGACAGGGTCAGCTTCCACAGCTCCTCACCATGCTGGTCATAGAGCTCGCGCTGAGTGTCGACAAACCTCGCCATGGTGAGCCCGGTGATGGTTTTCGATCCTGCCAGGAGGTCGAAGGCCGGAACGGTGCCGCCGCCCGAGTTGAAGAAGACGAGTCGCCCGCCGGGTGCAAGGGCGGAGACGGCGCGTGAGAGTAGATCTCCACCGACTCCATCCAGGACGACATCGACTGGCTCCCCCCAGTGCTCGCTGTCGTAGGTCACGATCTCGTCAGCGCCCAGACCGCGGAGGAATTCCGCCTTGGTGTGCGAGCTCACGGCCGCGACGACCCGTCCGATGCCCTGAAGCTTGGCCAGTTGGACCGCGAGATGCCCCACTCCGCTCGCGGCACCCGTGATCAGGACCGACTCGCTCACGAGAGGGCGGGCCGCGGCGAGGGCGGCGAGGGCGACGTGTCCGCTGCGCACCAGCGCGACGGCTTGGATGGCGCTCGCTCCGTCCGGTATGCGGCTCGCCATGAAGCCGGGGGCGATTGCCTGTTCGGAATACGAGCCGCCGCTGAAAGTGAGCGACGTGATGCGGTCGCCGACCTCGAAATCCGTCACGTCCGGGCCGAGTGCGATCACCGTTCCGGCGACCTCGCCTCCAAGGACTCCCGGTAGCGGCGTCCTGCCGCCTTCGCCGCGAACCTTGCGCACGGAGGGAAGAGTCACACCGATGGCTTCCGTGCGGACCAACAGTTCCCCCGGGCCGGGCTTAGGGGCCTCCGCATCTTCGACGCGGAGCACTTCCGGACCGCCGTACTCATAAAAACGAACCCGCCGCATGCACACCTCCAGGTCATTGGGAGACCCAACGATACCGAAGGATCATAGGGAACCCCAATGATTTTCTGGTTAGTCTGGCCCCATGTCCGACACCACCCGCGCTCCCGCCCGTATCCGCTCCCTCCCCAGCTGGCTCCTGGGTCGCGCCGCAGCTCGGGGACACCGGCTCGTCGCCGAAGCCCTCGCTCAGGTGGGCATGCGGATGATGCACCATGCCGTCCTATCGGCAGTCGCCGAACTGGGACCCGTATCGCAGGCCGAGCTGGGCCGCAGCCTGAGCATCGATCCCAAGGACATGGTCGCGATCCTCAACGACCTCCAGAACGATGGCCTCGTGACCCGAGCGCCGGACGCCAAGGACCGTCGCAAGAACGCCATCACCCTCTCGCCGAGCGGGAAACGTCGCCTGCTTCAGACGGAGAAACTGGGCCGTGAGGCGAACGATGAGCTGACCGCTGTCTTGACGCCTGCCGAGCGGACCCAGCTCATGGGTCTCCTCGCGCGCATAGTCCAGCAGGAAGAGCCCTGCGCTGAAACCGGCCCAGGTGGCGAATAGCAGCTCGTCACGCATGCCGGGAAGACAGCGAGGCAGCCGTCCCACCCTCAGGTCAGGAAGCCTCAGCATCGTGTCCAAATCCTCGGCCGACGCCTTCCATGGTCACGTTCCGGAGCCGGACTTTCGCACCGCTGCGGCAACGCTCCTGCCGAACCGGGTAGGTCTCATCCTGCGGCCGCGTTCGGCGCGCTCGATCAGGGGCCGGCCCAGGTCTCTCTCCAGGCGGTTGATCTGGGTCACCAGCGTCGACTGGTGAATGCCAAGGGCTCGGGCGGCTTCAGTGACGGTGGGGTAGGGCAGGGCGGCGACGAAGCGTTCGAGTCGCTGTCGGCCGGATGGGCTCGTGAGAGCGTCACGTAGGACGGCAGGGATGCCGGTGGCTTGCTCGCCGGCGCGGAGGGCGGCGTCGTGGCTTGCTCCTCCGCGGGGCGGAGAGGGATCTTGTGGGTGTGTGCCCAGCGGGCCATGTTCGCGGGGCTCATTCCCTTCTCCTGGGCGAGGTCGGGCAGGGTCCGGCGGTGAACGGCGTACTGCTCGATGAGCCAGTCGCGGTCGATGGCGCCGCGGCGCTTGTAGTCCTGTGGACCCTCGCGGAGCGGGATGCCGTACTCCTTGGCGAGGTCAGTCAGCACTCTGCGGGAGAAGCCTGTGAGGTGGCGATCTGCTGGAGGGACTGGTGTTCGTCGAGGTAGAGCCCTCTCTGTCAGCCTTGGGTGAGACATCCCGTTCTGCGGGGTTAGCCTGAGAGGGTGTTCGGTACCTTTTCAGGCTGCCGCGGGCGGTTTCGGGCGGAGGTATTGCCCGATTTGGCTCGGGCTCGCGGTCAACCTGCTGGCCATGGAATTGACCATGGCCCAGTGGATCATCGACCGGGACCGCTCCGGCAGCGCCTCGTAGTCACGGTGCAGACGCCGGTAGCGGCTCATGATCCCGAAAGTCTGCTCTACACGCCAGCGGACCTTCTGGACCACAAAGCCTTTCTGTTCCGCATCACGCGCCACGACTTCCACCTCGATGCCCAGGGCGGCCGCGTGCGTGATCATCTTGGACTTGTACCCAGCGTCCACCCACGCCTTCGTCACCGTGGGCAACTTCGCGGCCAGGGCGTCGGCAACGAGTTTGCCGCCGTTGGTGTCCTGCACGCCGGCGGCCGTGACGATGAGAACCAGCAGCAACCCGAGTGTGTCGGTGGCGATATGCCGCTTGCGGCCCTTGATCCGTTTGCCACCGTCGTACCCTTGCGTGCTCTCCGGCGCATTCGGTGACGCCTTCACCGTCTGGGCATCGATCACCGCGGCGGTCGGCAGTATCCGGCGCCCCTTCTTCCTGCGTAACTGGTCACGCAGGGTGTCGTGGACCTCCTCGGCGGTGCCGTCCGCTTCCCACGCCCTGAAGTAGCCGTAGACCGTGGTGTGCGGCGGGAAGTCATGGGGCAGGTAGCGCCAGGCCACCCCCGTCCGGGCAACGTAGAGGATCGCGTTGACCACCTCGCGCAGATCGGTGGTGGGCTCCCGCCCTTCGGCCCGCGCGGCCCGCCACTCCAGCAAAAGGGGCTCGATCAACTCCCACTGATCATCCTTGAGATCCGAGGGGTAGGCACGTCGCTCAGTCACAAGATGATCAAAACCGATGACCCCGACGTCGCGCTACGAGATCATGGAAACAAGTCCATCTCGCCACACCGCGGACCGGACAGATAGGGGGATCCCCCTACCGAACACCCTCTGAGAGGGCACGACAGGGGAACCGTCCCTTATGCCCAGCACAGAGCCCGTCGGGTCCGACCCGGCGCCGAGGCCGAAGCGCCGCACTTTCACCTCGGAGTACAAGCTGCGGATCGTCGCCGAGTACGACGCCGCGCCCAGGAACGAGAAGGGTGCGGTCCTGCGCCGGGAACGGCTCTACCACTCGCATGTCAAGGAGTGGCGGGCCGCCCGGGACGCCGGGGCCCTGGAAAACCTGGTTGACCGCCGGACCAGCCCGGCCCGGGCGAAGAAGTCCGCCGCGGAGGTGGAGAACGAAAAGCTGCGGCAGCAGGTGGAGCGCTTGCAGAAGGACCTGGCACGGAACAAGGCCGCACTCGAGGTGATGGGAAAAGCCTCCGCGCTCTTGGAAATGATCTCCGAGAGCGCGGACTGAAGCCTGCCGCCGACCCTGTCGTGGACGAGGCGTTCACCGGCGTCGAGGTTCAGCTGGGCATCACGGCCGCCTGTCGGCTGACCGGCCGCTCCCGCGCCACGCACTACCGCCGGCTCCGGCCCCCGCCACCACGCAGAACACGTGCCCCACAGGTGCAGCCGTCGGCCCTGACGGCCGAAGAGCGGGCTGCGGTACTCGAGTTGATGAACGGCGACGAGTACGCCGAGCTGGCGCCCGCGCAGATCTGGGCCCGCGAGCTGGATGCCGGGCGCTATCACTGCTCCGTCTCGACGATGTACCGGATCCTGCGCGAGCAGGATCAGTCCGGTGAGCGCCGACGGCAGGCCACCCATCCCGCCAAGGCGGTGCCCGAGCTGGTCGCCACCGGGCCCTCACAGGTGTTCACCTGGGACATCACCAAGGCGGCCGGACCGGCCAAGAGCGTCTGGTATCACGCCTACGTGATCATCGACATCTTCAGCCGGTACATCGTCGGCCACACCGTCGAGCGAGCCGAATCAGCTGTGCGGGCCGAGGAGCTGATCCGCGAGACCATCGCCCGCAACGGCATCGTGCCCCAGACCGTGCACGCGGACCGCGGCACCTCGATGACGTCGAAGAAGGTGTCCCAACTACTGATCGATCTGGGCGTGACGCGGTCGCACTCGAGGCCGAAGGTCTCCAACGACAACCCTTACAGCGAGGCTCAGTTCAAGACCACGAAGTACATGTCGGACTATCCCGAACGGTTCGATTCGCTGGCCCACGCCCGCGAGTGGTTCGACGCGTTCATCGCGTATTACAACCATGAGCACCGGCACTCGGGTATCGGCTGGCACACACCCGCCTCCGTCCACTTCGGGACTGCCGAGGAGGTCCGCGACCAGCGCGCGGTCACCCTCGCCGAGGCATACGCCCGTCACCCCGAACGCTTCGGCCGCCGCCCCAGACCACCCGAGATACCCCAGACAGCCTGGATCAACGACCCGGCCAAACGCAGGGAACCCACACCACAAACTTCATAGCGTCACGACCGTCTCACTGGACTTGAAATCTTCCGCGAGAACAGTCATCAGCCGACGAGGCAGCGCGAACGCGCGATGAAGGGCTTCCGCAGTACCGGCGGGGCCCAGCGGTTCCTGTCCGCGTTCAGCGGCATCTCACCGCACTTGCGACCACGCCGCCACCTGATGGCCACCGAATACCGCACCGAGATGACCACCCGCTTCGCCATCTGGGACGAGATCACCGGCGCCACCGACCAGCCCATCGCAGCGTAAGCCAGGCCCCCACCCGACCCCTACACACCCTTAATCGATCAACGCACCAATGTGACAACGTCCTCGATGCGTAGCGAGCAGAAGGGCCGGATACCGTGCGGTGTCACCGAGCGCAGCCCCTGGGCTGGGTGTGTCACGGCGCGTGTCGGTCAGTCGCGATTGGGGTGCGCGGTGGCGGAGTAGGCGTCGTGCCAAGCGGCTTTAGCGCCTGAGTCGCCGATTCGGTAGACCTGTACGTCGGCACCCACGCCGATGATGAGGGACAGCACCGCGGCGGTGATACGGAGCGGCGTGCCCACCGTGCTGGTGGATCCCTCCGCCTCGGGGGTGCGGTGGGCGGCGCGGCGGTAGAGCCACCACACCGCTGCGGACACCAGGAAGAGCCCGATGGCCCAGGGGAGCAGTTCGTCGCCGAGTTCGGTGTGCTTACGGACCAGGGGATCGCGGTCCACGTGCCGTTCCAGCCACTCGCCGGCGTTGGTCGTCAGCGGCACGCTGATCAGGGACACCAGGGCAAGGGCTGGCAGGGCGAGGCCGAACCTGCGCATGACGGAGGGGATGGCGGCGCACAGGATCAGGGCGAGCGCGGTGAGGGGTACCAGGACCACGACGACGTGCACGAACAGGAC contains the following coding sequences:
- a CDS encoding DUF6083 domain-containing protein codes for the protein MGPMPMHLHRSNRTKVLRRAAASLCKYCGTPVEWFERHDGLRIPLTCEFPTRRIPAKMRWHIHRGVAYPGTDASSGYCRIPHPAVCPAADHPDLPSDLQDVVRRLAVRMRTAIESGEFVPFVETVTEEEVESPGPEQVQHIRHVIDCHGSLRIGPCAIEDLQCIAHDALTEQRCENGICDLSEGRWELTGIDQEQATGRLGQQVLELTGGNIWVWHLADFNVVRRWWAQRCHDHFNTDDPDHVANEFVPFHPLRHDAHVLTERPTGYDLQSNGEKRVFIHDGPEQRTKCASPSCSNATVLSPQEGWLCWQCEELQRRRQRIHQRRSRVRD
- a CDS encoding DUF2461 family protein is translated as MRGQFTGWPEQAMDVLWQLQGEPTHATRERYRADRERLVRQPMIALLNEVADTDPRYEDFSVWHYRTDSWWWQHQGAVIRLGRKIEIGLRFSLDGLRIQGAWWYPDPGQVDMFRKAVASERSGRELSAILEDVRKKGYDISGDVMKRPPYGYPTDHPRTNLLRHRSLIAARPLGCEEWLHTPEAVDRILSAAADLDALLMWLVCHVKRAA
- a CDS encoding RNA-binding protein; this encodes MQLPYVYRVTKYDPADRDEHGYYTGSQDTVSDHGEVEASYLQAVAAFAEDTGVDHLAVREPQIPSIAHFGVEPPVDGFGLNGLFPGGPTGFHDGAEVPLGIGLELVRAMLRDSGAWCRLEVEGTFAVHVGWDQYLYISSSRPCEEALAHTRELGLFPERLDASPYAFGAEEEEQVIQRPGDDDFWADLHWAVVTGRAGILEETYLEGASRWHHLTSDTIDPVRVGLAPRARLAVWPSLSTDIDAVLRALPADGLVEVVWQDDDGNIRSAIADEDEFPELAARISRAHAAVLLSVYAGESVPLCTAVMPDNDGVLRARWRTEPTPSDRDWALRQAQG
- a CDS encoding zinc-binding dehydrogenase → MRRVRFYEYGGPEVLRVEDAEAPKPGPGELLVRTEAIGVTLPSVRKVRGEGGRTPLPGVLGGEVAGTVIALGPDVTDFEVGDRITSLTFSGGSYSEQAIAPGFMASRIPDGASAIQAVALVRSGHVALAALAAARPLVSESVLITGAASGVGHLAVQLAKLQGIGRVVAAVSSHTKAEFLRGLGADEIVTYDSEHWGEPVDVVLDGVGGDLLSRAVSALAPGGRLVFFNSGGGTVPAFDLLAGSKTITGLTMARFVDTQRELYDQHGEELWKLTLSGQLQPAVHAQIPLADAARAHEIIEARANLGKVVLLP
- a CDS encoding MarR family winged helix-turn-helix transcriptional regulator codes for the protein MSDTTRAPARIRSLPSWLLGRAAARGHRLVAEALAQVGMRMMHHAVLSAVAELGPVSQAELGRSLSIDPKDMVAILNDLQNDGLVTRAPDAKDRRKNAITLSPSGKRRLLQTEKLGREANDELTAVLTPAERTQLMGLLARIVQQEEPCAETGPGGE
- a CDS encoding LysR family transcriptional regulator, yielding MPYPTVTEAARALGIHQSTLVTQINRLERDLGRPLIERAERGRRMRPTRFGRSVAAAVRKSGSGT
- a CDS encoding IS5 family transposase; this encodes MTERRAYPSDLKDDQWELIEPLLLEWRAARAEGREPTTDLREVVNAILYVARTGVAWRYLPHDFPPHTTVYGYFRAWEADGTAEEVHDTLRDQLRRKKGRRILPTAAVIDAQTVKASPNAPESTQGYDGGKRIKGRKRHIATDTLGLLLVLIVTAAGVQDTNGGKLVADALAAKLPTVTKAWVDAGYKSKMITHAAALGIEVEVVARDAEQKGFVVQKVRWRVEQTFGIMSRYRRLHRDYEALPERSRSMIHWAMVNSMASRLTASPSQIGQYLRPKPPAAA
- a CDS encoding IS3 family transposase; translation: MDEAFTGVEVQLGITAACRLTGRSRATHYRRLRPPPPRRTRAPQVQPSALTAEERAAVLELMNGDEYAELAPAQIWARELDAGRYHCSVSTMYRILREQDQSGERRRQATHPAKAVPELVATGPSQVFTWDITKAAGPAKSVWYHAYVIIDIFSRYIVGHTVERAESAVRAEELIRETIARNGIVPQTVHADRGTSMTSKKVSQLLIDLGVTRSHSRPKVSNDNPYSEAQFKTTKYMSDYPERFDSLAHAREWFDAFIAYYNHEHRHSGIGWHTPASVHFGTAEEVRDQRAVTLAEAYARHPERFGRRPRPPEIPQTAWINDPAKRREPTPQTS
- a CDS encoding DUF2231 domain-containing protein yields the protein MGLDLINGIPAHVLFVHVVVVLVPLTALALILCAAIPSVMRRFGLALPALALVSLISVPLTTNAGEWLERHVDRDPLVRKHTELGDELLPWAIGLFLVSAAVWWLYRRAAHRTPEAEGSTSTVGTPLRITAAVLSLIIGVGADVQVYRIGDSGAKAAWHDAYSATAHPNRD